The nucleotide window ATAAATTAATCCACCCATAAAGGAATCTCCACCACCAACTCTATCTACTATATCGGTTATTTGATATTGACGGGTTTCGTACATTTTTTCACCATCGTACAGAACGCCTGCCCATGTATTATGAGAAGCAGAGATAGAGCCTCTTAAAGTTGTAATTACTTTTTTTGCTCTAGGGAATTTTTCCATCATCTGTTGGCAAACTGACAAAAATGCTTCAGCCTTAACATCATGACCCTGTGTTTGCACTGTAATTCCTTCTGGCTTTATTCCAAAATGCATTTCAGCATCTTCCTCATTTCCTAATACAATATCGCAGTAAGAGGTCAATTCTGTCATTACTTTTTCTCTGTGCGCGTCATCACAATACTTCCAAAGTTTTGCACGGTAATTCAAATCGGTTGATATGGTAACTCCCTTTGCGCTGGCCGCCTTTAAAGCCTCCAAACAAGCATCTGCTGCCCCTTGTGAAATTGCAGGAGTAATGCCAGTCCAGTGGAACCAAGCTACATCTTCAAATACCTCATCCCAATTAATCATACCTGGCTTAATTTCAGACATGGCAGAGTGGGCACGGTCATAAACAACCTTACTCCCTCTAGAAACGGCTCCTGTTTCTAAGAAATAAATTCCTAGACGGTCTCCACCCCAAATTATATTGTTGACGCCAACACCCCTTTTGCGCATTTCCATCATAGCACATTCGCCAATATCGTTCTTCGGAAGTCTCGTTACAAAATCAACGGGAACACCGTAATTAGCTAGAGATACAGCCACATTGGATTCACCTCCTCCATAAACTACATCAAAGCTGCAAGCCTGCGAAAATCTCAAAAAACCCTGAGGAGCTAATCTCAACATTATTTCCCCAAAAGTGACTACCTTTTTCATCTGTTATTTGTTTTATTCTTATTTAAAATTAAAATATTCTTTTGCATTTCTATAGGATATATCAGCAACCATGTTGCCCACTAAATCCATATCATTTGGCAATTCACCGCTTTTCATTTCCTCGCCTAATAAGTTACAAAGAACCCTCCTAAAATATTCATGCCTTGGGAAGGATAAGAAACTACGGGAATCTGTCAGCATACCAATGAAGCAGCTCAACAGACCCATATTAGATAAGGCATTTATTTGCTTAATTATACCATCTTTTTGATCGAGAAACCACCAGCCTGATCCAAATTGAACCTTTCCTTTTACACTCCCATCATTAAAATTACCAATCATGGTAGCAAATATTTCATTATCTGCAGGATTCAAATTATAAATTATAGTTTTAGCTAAATGGTCTTTTCCATCTAGGGTGTTAAAAAATTTGGACATGTTTTCGGCCTGCTTGTAATCACCAATTGAGTCCCATCCAGTATCAGGTCCCAATTTGGATAGCATTCGCTTATTATTGTTACGCAAGGCTCCCAAGTGAAATTGTTGCACCCAACCTCTCAGATGGTACTGTTCGCACAGAAACAATAAAATTGCCGTTTTAAATTTTTCAGCCTCAATTTCAGTGAGACTTTTTCCAGACCTTTTCTTATCAAAAATTGTTTCAATTTCAATATCACTATATTCCGTAAACGAAATATAATTCAATCCATGGTCACATAATCTACAGCCATTTTCATGGAAAAAATCCAAGCGATTTAAAAGTGCAGACTTTAGGTCCTCGAAAGAGGATATATTTATATTTGATACTTCGGCTAAGTGATCGATATACTGATTATAAGTTTCAGAATCAATTAAAATCGCCTTATCCGGTCTAAATGCCGTACCCACCTTTATATTAAATTCGCTAGCCTTAATCTCTCTATGGTATTGCAGTGAATCAGTTGGATCTTCAGTTGTACATAAAGTCTCGACATTCATTTGATTTAACAACCCATGGACTGAATACTTTGGCTTGGATAATTGGGAATTTATTTCCTCATAAATAGCTGGGGCACTTTTATCGTTCAACAATTCATCAACATCGAAATAGCGCTTCAGCTCCAAATGCGTCCAATGGTATAAAGGATTTCTTAAGGTGTAAGGAACCGTTTTTCCCCAAGCGAGAAATTTTTCTTTATCGGAAGCTGAACCCGTAATAAAATTTTCATCTACCCCAAGAGCCCGCATTGCCCTCCATTTATAATGGTCGCCTGCTAGCCACACTTGGGAAATTGTATCAAATGTTCTGTTATTTGCAATTTCATTTGGAGGTAAATGGTTATGATAATCGATTATAGGTTGAGGAGCTGCATAAGTGTGGTAAAGTTCCTCTGCAAAATGATTTTGCAGTAAAAAATTATCGTTTATGAAGTTGTTCATTCGTTAGTTAGTTGCATGTTAA belongs to Aegicerativicinus sediminis and includes:
- a CDS encoding sugar kinase — protein: MKKVVTFGEIMLRLAPQGFLRFSQACSFDVVYGGGESNVAVSLANYGVPVDFVTRLPKNDIGECAMMEMRKRGVGVNNIIWGGDRLGIYFLETGAVSRGSKVVYDRAHSAMSEIKPGMINWDEVFEDVAWFHWTGITPAISQGAADACLEALKAASAKGVTISTDLNYRAKLWKYCDDAHREKVMTELTSYCDIVLGNEEDAEMHFGIKPEGITVQTQGHDVKAEAFLSVCQQMMEKFPRAKKVITTLRGSISASHNTWAGVLYDGEKMYETRQYQITDIVDRVGGGDSFMGGLIYGLLKYPEDDQNALDFAVAASCLKHTIKGDANLVTVAEVEKLMGGDASGRVAR
- the uxaC gene encoding glucuronate isomerase: MNNFINDNFLLQNHFAEELYHTYAAPQPIIDYHNHLPPNEIANNRTFDTISQVWLAGDHYKWRAMRALGVDENFITGSASDKEKFLAWGKTVPYTLRNPLYHWTHLELKRYFDVDELLNDKSAPAIYEEINSQLSKPKYSVHGLLNQMNVETLCTTEDPTDSLQYHREIKASEFNIKVGTAFRPDKAILIDSETYNQYIDHLAEVSNINISSFEDLKSALLNRLDFFHENGCRLCDHGLNYISFTEYSDIEIETIFDKKRSGKSLTEIEAEKFKTAILLFLCEQYHLRGWVQQFHLGALRNNNKRMLSKLGPDTGWDSIGDYKQAENMSKFFNTLDGKDHLAKTIIYNLNPADNEIFATMIGNFNDGSVKGKVQFGSGWWFLDQKDGIIKQINALSNMGLLSCFIGMLTDSRSFLSFPRHEYFRRVLCNLLGEEMKSGELPNDMDLVGNMVADISYRNAKEYFNFK